The following are from one region of the Melioribacteraceae bacterium 4301-Me genome:
- a CDS encoding LamG-like jellyroll fold domain-containing protein: protein MRDIIDYIQPNHLLRVLGLWLLIFLFSVPSKAQTCGVSLQTIGPEIDQINQVHRWRLVLTNQRTEVSEITIKIPSSKGGMYRVSSTNPNIVPTIRQEIEDPPYIWAEFRYQDTTTGGFRNFPAGQIELGILELAIVEAPGVNPDSIMATVFANSWNSGQPTTVCQFDIRLSGFPIPTDNDPCANLSSSLIISTGWNPTAGTTYPIGAYDNNWTVTSDPGIGYNVPRPAWVVDGSNWMFTPPGSPYQWIAPQPTATQPINGKYVFERCFCVKGDSGQVIQANINIQIAADDTAAVYLNGNLVGSTTGPLHFNHFTNIFKPVLLQPGKNCLRVDLHNTWGSLSGFVLSGTISTATGAPLYHTDLCCNPTAWIIGQKIWDKNCNGRVDQGEPGQQGWIITATVGNTTVSDTTDLNGWYYLQVPASLSTTCYTVSEIVQSGWSPSQPVAGSQQVCIKAGQTKVVNFLNCQQQFGNICVLKFNDLNGNGRKDTNEVVLSNWTIIVRDSSGNVIDTLITQDKPVCVSVPAPGTYTVSEVLQSGWTPTTPATDTVTVQPGQTVNVIFGNKQRETGCIQPPAGLVAWWPLDEQSGATTVADIIGGNTGTPVSGPVGSFNPPGPNSTAGMVGGAFYFYLDTTYVRVHDNPSLNFGSGDFTIDAWVNPVQVGSSWFQPIVDKAQAVTGGSGAVGYRLYIKNAQLHFALSDGSTIATVSTSPGSINYGTWQLVAAQRVGSALNLFINGALATTTTLPTFGSVSNTADLLLGGITAVGFQAQPIIGEIAIDEVELFNRALTQQEIQAIYNAGSAGKCKPQQLGSLCILKFDDLNGNGRKDTNEVVIPNWTIIVKDTLGNTIDTVITQNQPVCIQVSAPGTYIVSEVLQSGWTPTTQASQTVTVQPGQTVNVVFGNKQECFGCVPPPPKLVAWWPLDETSGTTANDLAGFNNQGTHVNGPIPTPGKVAGALHFDGIDDYVIVPNHSELNVGTTDFTIDTWVRTTDSLGVVLLLDKRSGPTPLGYSLFLSNGRLGVQMANGIGSAVCAPSPTVGVACVNYVAPVGVNVADGQWHLVAAVVNRADTMSGVRLYIDGLLVFTGAPLGTTPPAAFPPANLDNASDLYLGVRTPGMGGGGFFPGDLDEVEIIRYALTQAEIQAIYNAGSAGKCKPTTGIREIKQIPEKFELMQNYPNPFNPTTIIRFSVPKQEYVTLKVFDLLGREITTLVSEVLNPGTYEINFDARGLASGIYFYRLQAGNFIKTNKLILLR, encoded by the coding sequence ATGAGGGATATAATAGACTATATACAGCCAAACCATCTACTTCGAGTACTTGGTCTATGGCTTCTTATATTTTTGTTTTCTGTTCCTTCCAAGGCGCAAACCTGCGGTGTTTCCCTCCAAACCATCGGTCCTGAAATCGACCAGATAAATCAGGTGCACCGATGGCGCCTTGTGCTTACTAACCAGCGAACTGAAGTAAGCGAGATCACGATTAAAATACCCAGCTCAAAGGGCGGGATGTATCGTGTATCTTCAACAAATCCAAATATTGTACCTACTATAAGACAAGAGATAGAAGATCCACCATACATTTGGGCAGAATTCCGTTATCAGGATACTACAACGGGAGGCTTCCGCAATTTTCCAGCCGGGCAGATTGAGCTTGGTATCTTAGAACTTGCTATTGTGGAAGCACCAGGTGTCAATCCTGATTCTATCATGGCAACAGTATTTGCAAATTCCTGGAATAGCGGGCAACCAACAACTGTCTGCCAGTTCGATATCAGGCTCTCAGGATTTCCTATTCCTACGGACAATGACCCATGTGCTAATTTGAGTTCATCGCTTATAATCAGCACAGGCTGGAACCCCACAGCAGGGACAACCTACCCGATTGGTGCATATGACAACAACTGGACTGTGACTAGTGACCCAGGCATTGGTTACAATGTGCCTCGGCCTGCGTGGGTAGTGGATGGTTCGAATTGGATGTTTACACCTCCGGGCTCTCCATATCAATGGATTGCTCCACAGCCAACTGCAACGCAGCCTATAAATGGCAAGTATGTCTTCGAACGCTGTTTTTGTGTTAAAGGTGATTCTGGACAGGTTATCCAGGCAAATATCAACATCCAAATTGCTGCAGACGACACAGCCGCTGTTTATCTCAATGGAAATCTTGTAGGATCTACTACAGGACCATTGCATTTTAATCATTTCACAAACATTTTTAAACCTGTTCTGCTGCAACCAGGGAAAAACTGTCTACGGGTTGATCTACACAATACATGGGGTTCCCTATCAGGTTTTGTTTTATCTGGTACCATATCCACTGCGACCGGTGCACCCCTTTACCACACTGACCTTTGCTGTAATCCAACAGCATGGATCATAGGGCAGAAAATATGGGACAAGAACTGCAATGGCAGAGTAGACCAGGGCGAACCTGGACAGCAAGGCTGGATTATCACTGCAACGGTAGGGAACACCACCGTAAGCGATACCACAGACCTGAATGGCTGGTATTACCTTCAGGTGCCGGCATCACTGAGTACAACTTGTTATACTGTGAGTGAAATAGTTCAGTCAGGTTGGTCACCTTCTCAGCCAGTTGCTGGTTCGCAGCAAGTCTGCATCAAAGCCGGGCAAACAAAGGTTGTAAATTTCCTAAATTGCCAGCAGCAATTCGGTAATATCTGTGTATTGAAGTTTAACGACCTTAATGGAAACGGCCGAAAAGACACAAATGAGGTTGTGCTTTCTAACTGGACTATTATAGTTAGAGATAGTTCAGGCAATGTAATAGATACGTTGATTACCCAGGATAAGCCAGTTTGCGTGAGCGTGCCTGCACCAGGGACTTACACAGTGAGTGAGGTGCTGCAATCAGGCTGGACGCCGACGACGCCAGCAACAGATACTGTGACAGTTCAACCTGGGCAGACAGTTAATGTTATCTTTGGCAACAAGCAGCGAGAAACAGGCTGTATTCAACCCCCGGCGGGCTTGGTCGCCTGGTGGCCGCTGGATGAGCAGAGTGGGGCAACGACGGTCGCCGACATTATAGGTGGGAACACTGGCACTCCGGTATCAGGACCTGTAGGTTCCTTCAATCCCCCTGGTCCTAACTCAACTGCAGGTATGGTAGGAGGTGCTTTCTATTTCTACTTAGACACTACTTATGTTCGAGTGCATGATAACCCATCTTTGAACTTTGGTTCTGGCGACTTCACCATCGACGCATGGGTGAACCCCGTTCAGGTCGGCTCCTCTTGGTTCCAACCCATCGTTGACAAGGCGCAGGCGGTCACCGGTGGAAGCGGCGCCGTAGGCTACCGGCTCTATATCAAGAATGCTCAGCTCCACTTCGCCCTCTCTGACGGCAGCACGATTGCTACTGTCTCGACCTCTCCCGGTTCAATCAACTATGGAACATGGCAGCTTGTGGCAGCGCAGCGGGTGGGTAGTGCGTTGAATCTTTTCATAAACGGAGCACTGGCAACCACAACAACGCTACCGACCTTTGGTAGCGTCAGCAACACTGCTGATCTCCTCTTGGGGGGCATCACGGCGGTGGGATTTCAAGCTCAGCCCATCATCGGAGAAATAGCTATTGACGAGGTTGAGCTTTTCAACCGAGCGCTTACTCAGCAAGAGATTCAAGCTATCTATAACGCTGGTAGTGCAGGCAAATGTAAGCCGCAACAACTCGGTAGCCTCTGTATCTTAAAATTCGATGATCTTAATGGAAACGGCCGAAAAGACACAAATGAGGTTGTAATTCCTAATTGGACTATAATTGTCAAAGACACTTTAGGCAATACAATAGACACTGTGATAACGCAAAATCAGCCTGTATGTATTCAAGTGTCTGCACCTGGGACTTATATAGTGAGTGAGGTATTGCAATCAGGTTGGACACCTACAACACAAGCATCGCAGACTGTTACAGTTCAACCTGGGCAGACGGTTAATGTTGTCTTTGGCAACAAGCAAGAGTGTTTTGGTTGTGTCCCCCCACCACCAAAACTGGTCGCATGGTGGCCATTAGATGAGACATCTGGCACAACAGCTAATGATTTAGCCGGATTTAATAACCAGGGAACGCATGTAAACGGACCTATACCTACACCTGGAAAGGTCGCAGGTGCGCTTCATTTCGATGGCATAGATGATTATGTTATCGTACCTAATCACAGTGAGCTAAATGTAGGCACAACTGATTTTACCATAGACACTTGGGTACGTACAACGGATTCTTTAGGTGTGGTATTGCTGCTCGACAAGCGTAGTGGTCCTACACCTCTTGGTTATTCGCTGTTTTTATCCAATGGCCGCCTAGGAGTCCAGATGGCAAATGGTATAGGGAGTGCTGTTTGCGCTCCGTCCCCTACAGTTGGAGTAGCATGTGTGAACTATGTAGCACCTGTTGGCGTAAATGTTGCCGATGGACAGTGGCATCTTGTAGCAGCAGTAGTGAATCGCGCGGACACAATGAGCGGCGTGCGTCTTTACATAGATGGATTGCTGGTTTTTACTGGCGCTCCTCTGGGCACTACTCCTCCAGCAGCATTTCCCCCTGCCAATTTGGACAACGCGAGCGACCTCTACCTGGGCGTGCGAACGCCTGGCATGGGCGGGGGTGGATTCTTCCCCGGCGACCTTGATGAAGTGGAGATTATTAGATACGCTCTTACTCAAGCTGAGATTCAAGCTATCTATAATGCTGGCAGTGCTGGCAAATGTAAGCCTACAACAGGCATTAGGGAAATTAAACAAATACCCGAGAAATTTGAATTGATGCAAAATTATCCTAATCCATTTAACCCAACTACTATAATTAGATTCTCAGTACCTAAACAGGAATACGTAACGCTGAAAGTTTTTGATTTACTAGGCAGAGAAATAACTACTCTAGTGAGCGAAGTATTAAACCCTGGAACATACGAGATAAATTTCGACGCAAGAGGACTGGCAAGCGGAATCTATTTCTATCGTTTGCAAGCAGGTAATTTTATTAAAACAAACAAACTTATTTTGCTGCGCTAG
- the cas2 gene encoding CRISPR-associated endonuclease Cas2 — protein sequence MYIILVYDAAPKRGTKLLKYLRQHLTWVQNSVFEGEVTESEFEIIKKGIKDIINEKADSVIYYTFESQNYYERGIMGVEKNDLDSFI from the coding sequence GTGTATATAATATTAGTTTACGATGCAGCTCCCAAGCGAGGCACAAAATTATTAAAATACTTGCGTCAGCATTTAACGTGGGTACAGAACTCTGTTTTTGAAGGTGAAGTCACCGAAAGTGAATTTGAAATAATAAAGAAAGGAATAAAAGATATAATTAATGAAAAGGCAGACAGTGTTATTTACTATACATTTGAATCACAAAATTATTATGAAAGAGGGATAATGGGAGTTGAGAAAAATGATTTGGACAGTTTCATATAA
- the cas1b gene encoding type I-B CRISPR-associated endonuclease Cas1b, with protein MKRNYYIFSSGKLIRKDNTLYFEPGESKEPEEVEVAEEEIQVDDSSISENESEDLEPKKLPRKPIPVEDIDSIYCFSELRFNTKFLNFISQKEIVLHLFNYYGYYSGSFYPREPYLSGKLLVEQVQTYSDNTKRVALAKKFVEGAAENIRKNLQYYNARDKDLSYFIEKTEELISKIDSTEDVQELMGIEGNIRSNYYFSWNLIIDQEINFEKRQKHPPSNPINALISFGNSLVYTTVLSEIYKTQLNPLISFLHEPGERRFSLSLDIAEIFKPLLSDKLIFSLLNKKQIQEKHFSQELNKCYLTEEGRKIFLKEFDEKLKTTIQHRQLKKSVSYRHLIRLECYKIIKHLLGEKEYKPFKIWW; from the coding sequence ATGAAACGCAACTATTACATCTTCAGCAGCGGTAAACTTATCCGCAAAGACAACACACTCTACTTCGAGCCTGGTGAAAGCAAAGAACCAGAAGAAGTAGAAGTCGCAGAAGAAGAAATTCAAGTCGATGATTCTTCAATAAGTGAAAATGAATCTGAAGATTTAGAACCCAAAAAACTTCCGCGCAAACCCATTCCAGTCGAAGACATCGATTCTATTTATTGCTTTAGTGAATTAAGATTCAATACAAAATTTCTCAACTTCATTTCACAAAAAGAAATTGTTCTTCATCTATTCAATTATTATGGATATTACAGCGGTTCATTTTATCCACGAGAACCATATTTATCTGGCAAACTCTTAGTAGAACAAGTTCAAACATACTCTGATAACACTAAGAGAGTAGCTTTAGCAAAAAAATTTGTTGAGGGAGCTGCAGAAAACATAAGAAAAAATTTACAATACTATAACGCACGTGACAAAGATTTATCTTATTTTATAGAAAAGACTGAAGAACTCATATCAAAAATTGATTCAACAGAAGATGTTCAAGAACTAATGGGCATAGAAGGAAACATTCGTTCCAATTATTATTTCTCATGGAATTTAATAATTGACCAAGAAATTAATTTTGAAAAACGTCAAAAGCATCCACCATCAAATCCAATAAATGCATTAATATCTTTTGGTAACTCATTAGTATACACAACCGTACTTTCAGAAATTTACAAAACACAACTCAATCCCCTAATCAGCTTTTTACACGAACCTGGTGAAAGAAGATTTTCACTGTCATTAGACATTGCTGAAATATTTAAGCCGCTGCTTTCAGATAAATTGATATTTTCACTTTTAAATAAAAAACAAATTCAAGAAAAACACTTCAGCCAAGAACTGAACAAATGTTACCTGACAGAGGAAGGGAGAAAAATATTCTTAAAAGAATTTGATGAAAAGTTAAAGACAACAATTCAGCACAGGCAGTTGAAAAAATCAGTTAGTTACAGACATTTAATTCGATTGGAATGTTACAAAATCATCAAACATTTACTTGGAGAAAAAGAATATAAGCCGTTTAAGATATGGTGGTAA
- the cas4 gene encoding CRISPR-associated protein Cas4 — protein sequence MTGTQISYYFLCQRKLWLFTHQIDMEQTSDTVAMGKFISESTYERQKHEIHIADDEDEIVIDFYDAKNKVIHEVKKSDKMEETHIWQVKFYIYVLEKKGIEGVTGEIDYPKLRQKINVTLKDDDRKKLEEIRKDITKILSMETPPSTINKPFCKQCSYYELCYV from the coding sequence ATGACCGGCACCCAAATATCATATTATTTCCTTTGCCAACGTAAGCTTTGGTTGTTTACACATCAAATCGATATGGAACAAACTTCTGATACAGTTGCAATGGGTAAGTTCATTTCAGAATCAACTTACGAACGCCAAAAACATGAAATTCATATTGCAGACGATGAAGACGAGATTGTTATTGATTTCTATGATGCCAAAAACAAAGTAATTCACGAAGTGAAAAAATCTGACAAGATGGAAGAAACACACATTTGGCAAGTGAAATTCTATATCTACGTTCTTGAAAAAAAAGGAATAGAAGGAGTAACAGGTGAAATTGATTATCCAAAACTACGTCAAAAAATTAATGTTACATTGAAAGATGACGACAGAAAAAAACTTGAAGAAATTAGAAAGGATATTACAAAAATTTTATCTATGGAAACCCCGCCTTCAACCATTAATAAACCATTTTGTAAACAATGCAGCTATTACGAACTGTGTTATGTTTGA
- a CDS encoding nucleotidyltransferase domain-containing protein has translation MHKELINTVKKYLAKVNKIYKIEKAYIFGSQVLETASAESDIDIALVSSSFSGNRFQDNVNVGILTWGIDTRIEPITFRPEDFNENNIIASEIIKHGVEITL, from the coding sequence ATGCATAAAGAATTAATTAATACAGTAAAAAAATATCTTGCAAAAGTGAACAAAATCTATAAAATAGAAAAAGCTTATATCTTCGGTTCACAAGTTTTAGAAACGGCGTCGGCAGAAAGTGACATTGATATAGCGCTCGTTTCGTCTTCCTTCAGTGGGAATCGGTTTCAGGATAATGTTAATGTTGGAATTTTAACATGGGGTATAGACACCCGCATTGAACCCATCACATTCCGTCCCGAAGATTTTAATGAAAATAATATTATTGCTTCCGAAATAATAAAGCATGGGGTAGAAATTACCCTCTAA
- a CDS encoding cupredoxin domain-containing protein: MTIDQIIVLFGGLGLSALVAWYFWFSEKKAVKVETCESGIQEAVINVKGGYTPDVLIFEAGKPIRLNFIREETASCTEEVVFSDFNTRATLTPFKTIPVELKIDKPGEYIFQCDMGMVKGKLIVK; this comes from the coding sequence ATGACTATCGACCAGATAATTGTACTTTTCGGAGGTTTGGGGCTTTCTGCACTTGTAGCCTGGTATTTCTGGTTCTCCGAGAAAAAGGCAGTTAAAGTTGAGACATGTGAATCAGGTATTCAGGAGGCAGTAATAAATGTAAAAGGCGGTTATACTCCCGATGTTTTAATTTTTGAAGCCGGTAAACCAATCAGACTAAATTTCATTAGGGAAGAAACCGCCAGCTGTACCGAAGAAGTTGTGTTTTCCGATTTCAATACGCGAGCAACATTAACACCTTTTAAGACTATCCCAGTTGAATTAAAAATTGATAAACCCGGTGAATACATTTTTCAATGTGATATGGGAATGGTTAAAGGGAAGCTGATTGTGAAATAG
- a CDS encoding nucleotidyl transferase AbiEii/AbiGii toxin family protein, translated as MNKEYKLLFNLAKEINKLFPSFYLAGGTALMFRHKHRISVDLDFFSQKPFSYARLSTKIRKNFIVEAEEHLGDNIDFFIESKKVSFVFFPFKNIFPLENLNEVMIASDYDIFLNKIYAAGRRIEPKDPYDAAFLYKKHHWNKKQIKNDFEKKFPNQSFELFLGALINFNDYPKLNKWIKKELIKLIE; from the coding sequence ATGAACAAAGAATATAAATTGCTTTTCAACCTAGCAAAAGAAATTAACAAATTATTTCCTTCATTTTATCTTGCTGGAGGAACTGCTTTAATGTTCAGGCACAAACATCGAATTAGTGTTGATTTAGATTTTTTTAGTCAAAAACCATTTTCATATGCACGACTTTCAACAAAAATCAGAAAAAATTTTATAGTTGAAGCAGAAGAACACTTAGGAGATAATATTGATTTCTTTATTGAAAGTAAAAAAGTTTCATTTGTTTTCTTCCCTTTTAAGAACATTTTCCCTCTTGAAAATCTAAATGAAGTTATGATAGCATCTGATTATGATATTTTTCTGAATAAAATTTATGCCGCTGGGAGAAGAATAGAACCGAAAGATCCATATGATGCAGCTTTTCTTTATAAAAAACATCACTGGAATAAAAAACAAATTAAAAATGATTTTGAAAAAAAATTTCCAAATCAAAGCTTTGAATTATTTTTAGGTGCTTTAATCAATTTTAATGATTATCCCAAATTAAATAAATGGATTAAAAAAGAATTAATAAAATTGATTGAATAG
- a CDS encoding four helix bundle protein: protein MKDNNIIQKKSYNFALSIIKLFQRLKTEKEYVISKQLLRSGTSIGANIEEALGGQTRKDFFMKINVAYKEARETKYWLNLLKDSKLIETSAAESLIKECEEILKILGSIIKTMKENSTNT from the coding sequence TTGAAGGATAATAATATAATTCAGAAAAAAAGTTATAATTTTGCATTAAGCATAATAAAATTATTTCAAAGATTAAAAACTGAGAAGGAATATGTAATATCAAAACAACTATTAAGAAGCGGAACTTCAATAGGTGCTAACATTGAAGAAGCCTTAGGAGGTCAAACAAGAAAAGACTTTTTTATGAAAATTAATGTGGCTTATAAAGAAGCGAGAGAAACAAAATATTGGTTAAACTTATTAAAGGACAGTAAATTAATAGAAACAAGTGCAGCAGAATCATTAATCAAAGAATGTGAAGAAATTTTAAAAATACTAGGCTCTATAATAAAAACTATGAAAGAAAATTCAACTAACACCTAA
- a CDS encoding carbonic anhydrase, with translation MNDHSKTYQSPSQAVKIEALLLTCMDFRLIEHKNKYMEMRGLTGDFDQIILAGASLGAINEKYTSWNETFWQHLQLAIELHNIRKVILMDHRDCGAYRIILKKDFYKNRKEETEIHSEYLNKLAKLIKEKYPHLEIEMLLMDLDGKVETF, from the coding sequence ATGAACGACCACAGTAAGACTTATCAATCACCATCCCAAGCGGTTAAAATTGAAGCACTTTTGTTGACCTGCATGGATTTCAGGTTAATTGAACATAAAAATAAATACATGGAAATGCGCGGCTTAACTGGCGATTTCGACCAAATTATTTTAGCTGGTGCCTCTTTGGGTGCGATTAATGAAAAATATACCTCGTGGAACGAAACATTTTGGCAGCATCTTCAACTTGCAATTGAACTACATAATATTAGAAAAGTTATTCTTATGGATCATAGAGATTGCGGCGCATACAGAATTATCCTAAAAAAAGATTTTTATAAAAACAGAAAAGAGGAAACCGAAATTCACTCTGAATATTTAAATAAATTAGCTAAGCTGATTAAAGAAAAATATCCACACTTAGAAATTGAAATGCTCTTGATGGACCTTGATGGAAAGGTTGAAACTTTTTAG
- a CDS encoding Rrf2 family transcriptional regulator translates to MTVIFSKKCELAIQAVLFLSVKKDKIIYRAEEISKELKVPKEFVSKVLQILTGSGIVGSKKGKSGGFYLAKSPNQIRLIDIVRIIDGTEIFENCVLGFPGCSSEKPCPMHEKWGKLRDEAYKMLSEETLEQLKEKTIRKIISL, encoded by the coding sequence ATGACAGTTATTTTTTCTAAAAAATGTGAGCTTGCAATACAAGCAGTACTTTTTCTATCAGTAAAAAAAGATAAAATAATTTATAGAGCCGAGGAGATTTCAAAAGAGTTAAAAGTTCCAAAGGAGTTTGTATCTAAGGTGCTGCAAATTCTTACTGGAAGTGGAATTGTCGGATCAAAGAAAGGTAAAAGTGGCGGCTTCTACCTTGCTAAGAGTCCTAATCAAATTCGTTTAATTGACATCGTGAGAATAATTGACGGCACAGAAATTTTTGAAAATTGCGTACTTGGTTTCCCAGGGTGTTCATCAGAAAAACCATGCCCAATGCATGAAAAGTGGGGTAAATTGAGAGATGAAGCATATAAAATGCTAAGCGAAGAAACATTAGAACAATTAAAAGAAAAGACAATAAGAAAAATAATTTCTTTGTAA
- a CDS encoding RimK family alpha-L-glutamate ligase: MENLKELGFVSDDEIVYPYFEELGWKVEPVAWQKPNADWNKYDVVLIRTTWDYQNHPGKFLSVLERITKSTHLENPLEVVRWNLNKNYLLKLQRKGIDIPPTIKFHLLDYEKVINLFDKLQSDEIIIKPIISANADRTYKLHRDTFQNTITEVLDTINKQEYLAQPFRKNVVEEGEYSVFFFNNKFSHAILKTPKAGDFRVQEEHGGVVRSVSPFSSLIETAEKILKVLKRKLLYARVDLIRNEQNKFELIELELIEPSLYLRTNPEAPVNFAKAFNEWFK, encoded by the coding sequence ATGGAAAACCTTAAAGAGCTTGGTTTTGTAAGCGACGATGAGATTGTTTATCCTTATTTTGAGGAATTGGGATGGAAAGTTGAACCTGTTGCTTGGCAAAAACCTAATGCTGATTGGAATAAGTATGATGTTGTTCTTATTAGAACTACATGGGATTATCAAAACCATCCGGGAAAATTTTTATCAGTGCTGGAAAGAATAACAAAATCGACCCACTTAGAAAATCCCCTTGAAGTCGTTCGCTGGAATTTGAATAAAAATTATTTGTTAAAACTCCAGAGAAAAGGGATTGATATTCCACCCACGATTAAATTCCATCTTTTGGATTATGAAAAGGTAATTAACCTGTTTGATAAACTTCAATCCGATGAGATAATCATTAAGCCAATCATTAGTGCTAATGCAGATAGAACGTATAAACTTCATCGCGATACTTTCCAAAATACCATAACAGAAGTTTTAGATACAATTAACAAACAAGAGTATCTTGCACAGCCGTTTAGAAAAAATGTTGTTGAAGAAGGCGAATACTCAGTTTTCTTTTTCAATAATAAATTTAGTCATGCAATTCTCAAAACACCTAAAGCAGGCGATTTTAGAGTGCAGGAAGAACATGGTGGCGTCGTTAGATCAGTTTCACCATTTAGCAGTTTAATTGAAACTGCAGAAAAAATATTAAAGGTACTCAAGCGTAAACTTCTTTATGCAAGAGTTGACCTAATTAGAAATGAGCAGAATAAATTTGAGCTTATAGAATTAGAATTAATTGAGCCATCACTTTACTTAAGAACCAACCCCGAGGCACCTGTTAACTTTGCAAAAGCATTTAATGAGTGGTTCAAATAA
- a CDS encoding HEPN domain-containing protein produces the protein MDTEKQIRYWVDSAELDFNTAADIFNSGKNYHFCLFLCHLCVEKLLKAVVVKVTNNHPPKTHNLLRLAEIGKLTLDDSKLILFQELNQFQIDTQYPDEKFTLYKTATKEFTQIRFNKVLETKDWLLKCIKN, from the coding sequence ATGGATACAGAGAAACAAATAAGATACTGGGTTGATTCGGCAGAACTTGATTTTAATACTGCCGCCGATATATTCAATTCGGGTAAAAATTATCACTTTTGTTTGTTTCTCTGCCACTTATGTGTTGAGAAATTGTTAAAAGCTGTTGTTGTAAAAGTAACAAATAATCACCCGCCTAAGACACATAATCTTTTAAGACTCGCAGAAATTGGAAAACTTACTCTTGACGATTCAAAACTAATCTTATTTCAGGAGCTAAATCAATTCCAGATAGATACACAGTATCCTGATGAAAAATTCACGTTGTATAAAACAGCCACAAAAGAGTTCACTCAAATAAGATTCAACAAAGTACTCGAAACAAAAGATTGGTTATTAAAATGCATAAAGAATTAA
- a CDS encoding ATP-binding protein, translating to MVYYKERLIYSELKDHLSKKYITVITGLRRTGKTTLLKKLLEDFKTNNKIYIDLERIDNRELFSEKNYENIITALSTRGINFTKKTLIAIDEVQLLPDIVSVIKYLYDNYPIKFVITGSSTYYIKNLFSESLAGRKKVFELYTLNFREFLTFKDIEYSDKQKWKKFIAAEYERLKKYYDEFIRFGGFPEVVLSKSISDKKDIVNDILSSYLNIDIKNIADIRDQKNLHNLLKMVATRVCTRLDYSKLSSLTGISRPSVYNYLDLLENTFVIKRVPVFSKNRDREIVKAPKIFICDNGLLNQLVEVSSGIQFENAVFNQLKFYGDLQYYSLKTGKEIDFILNGNTAIEVKERATIQDKKQLESLAKGINISKNFIIARYPSPTFHDFMWGGDLG from the coding sequence ATGGTTTATTATAAAGAGCGACTAATATATTCCGAATTAAAGGATCATCTTTCAAAAAAATACATTACAGTTATAACAGGTTTAAGGCGTACTGGTAAAACAACATTACTCAAAAAACTTCTTGAAGACTTCAAAACCAATAATAAGATTTACATTGATCTTGAGCGAATAGATAACCGAGAACTTTTTTCTGAAAAAAACTATGAAAACATCATTACTGCTTTAAGTACAAGGGGAATAAACTTTACTAAAAAAACTTTAATAGCGATTGATGAAGTTCAACTGCTTCCCGATATAGTAAGTGTAATAAAATATCTTTATGACAATTACCCAATTAAATTTGTTATTACAGGTTCAAGTACATATTATATTAAAAATTTATTTAGTGAATCTTTAGCCGGCAGAAAAAAAGTTTTTGAGTTATATACACTAAATTTTAGAGAGTTTTTAACTTTTAAGGATATTGAATATTCTGACAAACAGAAATGGAAAAAATTTATAGCTGCCGAATATGAACGGTTAAAAAAATATTATGATGAATTTATTCGTTTCGGCGGTTTTCCGGAAGTTGTATTATCAAAAAGCATATCTGATAAAAAAGATATTGTAAATGATATCCTCAGTTCTTACTTAAACATTGATATAAAAAATATTGCAGATATAAGAGATCAAAAAAATTTGCATAATCTTCTTAAAATGGTTGCAACAAGGGTATGCACCCGCCTTGATTATTCTAAACTTTCATCACTTACAGGCATTTCTAGACCATCAGTTTATAATTATTTAGATTTGCTTGAAAATACATTTGTAATCAAACGGGTGCCGGTATTTTCAAAAAACCGTGATAGAGAAATTGTAAAAGCTCCAAAAATATTTATTTGTGACAATGGCCTGCTAAATCAGCTTGTAGAAGTAAGCAGCGGAATTCAATTTGAAAATGCTGTTTTCAACCAGTTAAAGTTTTATGGCGACTTACAATATTATTCATTAAAAACCGGCAAAGAGATAGATTTCATTCTTAACGGGAATACTGCAATAGAAGTAAAAGAAAGAGCAACCATACAAGATAAGAA